The Microcebus murinus isolate Inina chromosome 4, M.murinus_Inina_mat1.0, whole genome shotgun sequence genome has a segment encoding these proteins:
- the AKAP8 gene encoding A-kinase anchor protein 8 isoform X2, with amino-acid sequence MEQGYGGYGAWSAGPASTQGAYGTGVASWQGYENYNYYGTQNTSVATGAAYGYGPASWEAGKANDGGLAAGGPAVHMATFGPEPCADSSDSLIAKINQRLDMMSKEGGRGGGGEGVQDRESSFRFQPFESYDSRPCLPEHHPYRPGYSYDYDFDPGSERNGSFGGQYSDGRDPVRERGSLDGFMRGRGQGRFQDRGNPSGFMRSDPFLPPSASSEPLSAPWNELNYAGGRGLGGPSPSRPPPSLFSQSMAPDYGGVMGMQGAGSYDSSVPYGCGRSQARMRDRDWDHRPRRRGFDRFGPDGMGRKRKQFQIYEEPDAKLARADSEGDFSENDDGAGDFRSGDEEFRGEDEFCDSGRQRGEREEEDEEVKKRREKQRRRDRMRDRAADRIQFACSVCKFRSFDDEEIQKHLQSKFHKETLRFISTKLPDKTVEFLQEYIVNRNKKIEKRRQELTEKESARPKPDPFKGIGQEHFFKRIEAAHCLACDMLIPAQQQLLQRHLHSADHNHNRRLAAEQFKKTSLHVAKSVLNNRHIVKMLEKYLKGEDPFASETADPDAEGDDNLAGEEKGETPEEVAAEVLAEVIAAAVQAVDGEGAPAAGGGPEDTAAPADSSSDLQAERPPEAGTPCCEAASGKGTTEAGGEAQTGSEAQAGGEAQTGSEAQARSEAETGSEAQAGSGAEARSEAEAPVAEAENTGTAAVAAPAAAEAEAEQTDVESKDAVPAE; translated from the exons ATGGAGCAGGGTTACGGAG GCTACGGGGCGTGGAGCGCGGGACCTGCCAGCACCCAGG GCGCATACGGGACCGGTGTGGCCAGCTGGCAAG GTTATGAAAACTACAATTATTATGGCACCCAGAATACCAGCGTTGCCACGGGAGCAGCCTATGGCTATGGCCCAGCCTCCTGGGAGGCCGGCAAGGCCAATGATGGCGGCCTGGCAGCAGGGGGTCCTGCTGTGCACATGGCCACTTTCGGCCCGGAGCCCTGCGCCGACAGTTCCGACTCCCTCATCGCCAAGATCAACCAGCGCTTGGACATGATGTCcaaggaaggaggcaggggcggcggcggggagggCGTGCAGGACCGGGAGAG CTCCTTCCGCTTCCAGCCATTCGAGTCCTACGACTCGAGGCCGTGCCTGCCCGAGCACCACCCCTACCGCCCCGGCTACAGCTACGACTACGACTTCGACCCGGGCTCCGAGCGCAACGGCAGCTTCGGCGGGCAGTACAGCGACGGCCGCGACCCCGTGCGGGAGCGGGGCTCCCTGGATGGCTTCATgcggggccggggccagggccgCTTCCAAGACCGCGGCAACCCCAGCGGCTTCATGCGCAGCGACCCCTTCCTGCCGCCCTCGGCCTCCTCGGAGCCCCTGTCCGCCCCCTGGAACGAGCTGAACTACGCGGGCGGCCGGGGCCTGGGCGGCCCCTCCCCGAGCCGGCCGCCCCCGTCCCTCTTCTCCCAGTCCATGGCTCCCGACTACGGCGGCGTGATGGGCATGCAGGGGGCGGGCAGCTACGACAGCTCGGTGCCTTACGGATGCGGCCGGTCGCAGGCCCGGATGCGGGATCGGGATTGGGACCACCGG CCCAGGAGGAGAGGGTTTGACCGCTTCGGACCAGACGGCATGGGCAGGAAACGGAAGCAGTTTCAGATTTACGAGGAGCCGGACGCCAAACTGGCCCGGGCTGACAGTGAAGGGGATTTTTCTGAAAACG ATGACGGAGCTGGCGACTTCCGGTCAGGAGATGAAGAATTCAGGGGT GAGGACGAATTCTGCGACTCCGGCAGGCAGAGAG gagagagggaggaggaggacgaggaggtgaagaagagaagagaaaagcaacGCAGGAGAGACCGGATGCGCGACCGCGCCGCCGACAG GATCCAGTTTGCCTGCTCCGTGTGCAAGTTCCGGAGCTTCGACGACGAAGAGATCCAGAAGCATCTGCAGAGCAAGTTCCACAAGGAGACGCTGCGGTTCATAAGCACCAAGCTGCCCGACAAGACGGTGGAGTTCCTCCAG GAGTACATCGTGAACAGGAACAAGAAGATCGAGAAGCGGCGCCAGGAGCTGACGGAGAAGGAGAGCGCGAGACCGAAACCCGACCCTTTCAAAG GGATCGGCCAGGAGCACTTCTTCAAGCGCATCGAGGCCGCCCACTGCCTGGCCTGCGACATGCTCATCCCGGCgcagcagcagctgctccagCGGCACCTGCACTCGGCTGACCACAACCACAACCGCAGG TTGGCTGCCGAGCAGTTTAAGAAAACAAGCCTCCACGTGGCCAAGAGCGTTCTGAACAACAGGCACATAGTGAAGATGCTGGAAAAATACCTCAAG GGCGAGGACCCTTTCGCCAGTGAAACCGCCGACCCAGACGCGGAAGGCGACGACAACTTAGCAGGCGAGGAGAAGGGAGAGACGCCCGAGGAGGTGGCTGCGGAAGTCCTGGCCGAGGTGATCGCGGCCGCAGTGCAGGCCGTGGACGGGGAAGGAGCGCCTGCCGCGGGGGGAGGCCCGGAGGACACAGCCGCGCCCGCCGACAGCAGCAGCGACCTCCAGGCTGAGCGGCCTCCGGAGGCCGGGACGCCCTGTTGTGAGGCGGCGTCTGGGAAGGGGACCACCGAGGCCGGGGGTGAGGCCCAGACCGGGAGTGAGGCCCAGGCCGGGGGTGAGGCCCAGACCGGGAGTGAGGCCCAGGCCCGGAGTGAAGCCGAGACCGGGAGTGAGGCCCAGGCCGGGAGtggggctgaggccaggagtgagGCCGAGGCTCCGGTGGCCGAGGCAGAAAACACAGGCACAGCAGCGGTGGCGGCTCCAGCGGCCGCAGAGGCTGAAGCGGAACAAACAGACGTGGAATCCAAGGACGCAGTTCCCGCAGAGTGA
- the AKAP8 gene encoding A-kinase anchor protein 8 isoform X1 has product MEQGYGGYGAWSAGPASTQGEWALPRGRGAYGTGVASWQGYENYNYYGTQNTSVATGAAYGYGPASWEAGKANDGGLAAGGPAVHMATFGPEPCADSSDSLIAKINQRLDMMSKEGGRGGGGEGVQDRESSFRFQPFESYDSRPCLPEHHPYRPGYSYDYDFDPGSERNGSFGGQYSDGRDPVRERGSLDGFMRGRGQGRFQDRGNPSGFMRSDPFLPPSASSEPLSAPWNELNYAGGRGLGGPSPSRPPPSLFSQSMAPDYGGVMGMQGAGSYDSSVPYGCGRSQARMRDRDWDHRPRRRGFDRFGPDGMGRKRKQFQIYEEPDAKLARADSEGDFSENDDGAGDFRSGDEEFRGEDEFCDSGRQRGEREEEDEEVKKRREKQRRRDRMRDRAADRIQFACSVCKFRSFDDEEIQKHLQSKFHKETLRFISTKLPDKTVEFLQEYIVNRNKKIEKRRQELTEKESARPKPDPFKGIGQEHFFKRIEAAHCLACDMLIPAQQQLLQRHLHSADHNHNRRLAAEQFKKTSLHVAKSVLNNRHIVKMLEKYLKGEDPFASETADPDAEGDDNLAGEEKGETPEEVAAEVLAEVIAAAVQAVDGEGAPAAGGGPEDTAAPADSSSDLQAERPPEAGTPCCEAASGKGTTEAGGEAQTGSEAQAGGEAQTGSEAQARSEAETGSEAQAGSGAEARSEAEAPVAEAENTGTAAVAAPAAAEAEAEQTDVESKDAVPAE; this is encoded by the exons ATGGAGCAGGGTTACGGAG GCTACGGGGCGTGGAGCGCGGGACCTGCCAGCACCCAGGGTGAGTGGGCCCTGCCTCGTGGGCGAG GCGCATACGGGACCGGTGTGGCCAGCTGGCAAG GTTATGAAAACTACAATTATTATGGCACCCAGAATACCAGCGTTGCCACGGGAGCAGCCTATGGCTATGGCCCAGCCTCCTGGGAGGCCGGCAAGGCCAATGATGGCGGCCTGGCAGCAGGGGGTCCTGCTGTGCACATGGCCACTTTCGGCCCGGAGCCCTGCGCCGACAGTTCCGACTCCCTCATCGCCAAGATCAACCAGCGCTTGGACATGATGTCcaaggaaggaggcaggggcggcggcggggagggCGTGCAGGACCGGGAGAG CTCCTTCCGCTTCCAGCCATTCGAGTCCTACGACTCGAGGCCGTGCCTGCCCGAGCACCACCCCTACCGCCCCGGCTACAGCTACGACTACGACTTCGACCCGGGCTCCGAGCGCAACGGCAGCTTCGGCGGGCAGTACAGCGACGGCCGCGACCCCGTGCGGGAGCGGGGCTCCCTGGATGGCTTCATgcggggccggggccagggccgCTTCCAAGACCGCGGCAACCCCAGCGGCTTCATGCGCAGCGACCCCTTCCTGCCGCCCTCGGCCTCCTCGGAGCCCCTGTCCGCCCCCTGGAACGAGCTGAACTACGCGGGCGGCCGGGGCCTGGGCGGCCCCTCCCCGAGCCGGCCGCCCCCGTCCCTCTTCTCCCAGTCCATGGCTCCCGACTACGGCGGCGTGATGGGCATGCAGGGGGCGGGCAGCTACGACAGCTCGGTGCCTTACGGATGCGGCCGGTCGCAGGCCCGGATGCGGGATCGGGATTGGGACCACCGG CCCAGGAGGAGAGGGTTTGACCGCTTCGGACCAGACGGCATGGGCAGGAAACGGAAGCAGTTTCAGATTTACGAGGAGCCGGACGCCAAACTGGCCCGGGCTGACAGTGAAGGGGATTTTTCTGAAAACG ATGACGGAGCTGGCGACTTCCGGTCAGGAGATGAAGAATTCAGGGGT GAGGACGAATTCTGCGACTCCGGCAGGCAGAGAG gagagagggaggaggaggacgaggaggtgaagaagagaagagaaaagcaacGCAGGAGAGACCGGATGCGCGACCGCGCCGCCGACAG GATCCAGTTTGCCTGCTCCGTGTGCAAGTTCCGGAGCTTCGACGACGAAGAGATCCAGAAGCATCTGCAGAGCAAGTTCCACAAGGAGACGCTGCGGTTCATAAGCACCAAGCTGCCCGACAAGACGGTGGAGTTCCTCCAG GAGTACATCGTGAACAGGAACAAGAAGATCGAGAAGCGGCGCCAGGAGCTGACGGAGAAGGAGAGCGCGAGACCGAAACCCGACCCTTTCAAAG GGATCGGCCAGGAGCACTTCTTCAAGCGCATCGAGGCCGCCCACTGCCTGGCCTGCGACATGCTCATCCCGGCgcagcagcagctgctccagCGGCACCTGCACTCGGCTGACCACAACCACAACCGCAGG TTGGCTGCCGAGCAGTTTAAGAAAACAAGCCTCCACGTGGCCAAGAGCGTTCTGAACAACAGGCACATAGTGAAGATGCTGGAAAAATACCTCAAG GGCGAGGACCCTTTCGCCAGTGAAACCGCCGACCCAGACGCGGAAGGCGACGACAACTTAGCAGGCGAGGAGAAGGGAGAGACGCCCGAGGAGGTGGCTGCGGAAGTCCTGGCCGAGGTGATCGCGGCCGCAGTGCAGGCCGTGGACGGGGAAGGAGCGCCTGCCGCGGGGGGAGGCCCGGAGGACACAGCCGCGCCCGCCGACAGCAGCAGCGACCTCCAGGCTGAGCGGCCTCCGGAGGCCGGGACGCCCTGTTGTGAGGCGGCGTCTGGGAAGGGGACCACCGAGGCCGGGGGTGAGGCCCAGACCGGGAGTGAGGCCCAGGCCGGGGGTGAGGCCCAGACCGGGAGTGAGGCCCAGGCCCGGAGTGAAGCCGAGACCGGGAGTGAGGCCCAGGCCGGGAGtggggctgaggccaggagtgagGCCGAGGCTCCGGTGGCCGAGGCAGAAAACACAGGCACAGCAGCGGTGGCGGCTCCAGCGGCCGCAGAGGCTGAAGCGGAACAAACAGACGTGGAATCCAAGGACGCAGTTCCCGCAGAGTGA
- the AKAP8 gene encoding A-kinase anchor protein 8 isoform X3: protein MATFGPEPCADSSDSLIAKINQRLDMMSKEGGRGGGGEGVQDRESSFRFQPFESYDSRPCLPEHHPYRPGYSYDYDFDPGSERNGSFGGQYSDGRDPVRERGSLDGFMRGRGQGRFQDRGNPSGFMRSDPFLPPSASSEPLSAPWNELNYAGGRGLGGPSPSRPPPSLFSQSMAPDYGGVMGMQGAGSYDSSVPYGCGRSQARMRDRDWDHRPRRRGFDRFGPDGMGRKRKQFQIYEEPDAKLARADSEGDFSENDDGAGDFRSGDEEFRGEDEFCDSGRQRGEREEEDEEVKKRREKQRRRDRMRDRAADRIQFACSVCKFRSFDDEEIQKHLQSKFHKETLRFISTKLPDKTVEFLQEYIVNRNKKIEKRRQELTEKESARPKPDPFKGIGQEHFFKRIEAAHCLACDMLIPAQQQLLQRHLHSADHNHNRRLAAEQFKKTSLHVAKSVLNNRHIVKMLEKYLKGEDPFASETADPDAEGDDNLAGEEKGETPEEVAAEVLAEVIAAAVQAVDGEGAPAAGGGPEDTAAPADSSSDLQAERPPEAGTPCCEAASGKGTTEAGGEAQTGSEAQAGGEAQTGSEAQARSEAETGSEAQAGSGAEARSEAEAPVAEAENTGTAAVAAPAAAEAEAEQTDVESKDAVPAE from the exons ATGGCCACTTTCGGCCCGGAGCCCTGCGCCGACAGTTCCGACTCCCTCATCGCCAAGATCAACCAGCGCTTGGACATGATGTCcaaggaaggaggcaggggcggcggcggggagggCGTGCAGGACCGGGAGAG CTCCTTCCGCTTCCAGCCATTCGAGTCCTACGACTCGAGGCCGTGCCTGCCCGAGCACCACCCCTACCGCCCCGGCTACAGCTACGACTACGACTTCGACCCGGGCTCCGAGCGCAACGGCAGCTTCGGCGGGCAGTACAGCGACGGCCGCGACCCCGTGCGGGAGCGGGGCTCCCTGGATGGCTTCATgcggggccggggccagggccgCTTCCAAGACCGCGGCAACCCCAGCGGCTTCATGCGCAGCGACCCCTTCCTGCCGCCCTCGGCCTCCTCGGAGCCCCTGTCCGCCCCCTGGAACGAGCTGAACTACGCGGGCGGCCGGGGCCTGGGCGGCCCCTCCCCGAGCCGGCCGCCCCCGTCCCTCTTCTCCCAGTCCATGGCTCCCGACTACGGCGGCGTGATGGGCATGCAGGGGGCGGGCAGCTACGACAGCTCGGTGCCTTACGGATGCGGCCGGTCGCAGGCCCGGATGCGGGATCGGGATTGGGACCACCGG CCCAGGAGGAGAGGGTTTGACCGCTTCGGACCAGACGGCATGGGCAGGAAACGGAAGCAGTTTCAGATTTACGAGGAGCCGGACGCCAAACTGGCCCGGGCTGACAGTGAAGGGGATTTTTCTGAAAACG ATGACGGAGCTGGCGACTTCCGGTCAGGAGATGAAGAATTCAGGGGT GAGGACGAATTCTGCGACTCCGGCAGGCAGAGAG gagagagggaggaggaggacgaggaggtgaagaagagaagagaaaagcaacGCAGGAGAGACCGGATGCGCGACCGCGCCGCCGACAG GATCCAGTTTGCCTGCTCCGTGTGCAAGTTCCGGAGCTTCGACGACGAAGAGATCCAGAAGCATCTGCAGAGCAAGTTCCACAAGGAGACGCTGCGGTTCATAAGCACCAAGCTGCCCGACAAGACGGTGGAGTTCCTCCAG GAGTACATCGTGAACAGGAACAAGAAGATCGAGAAGCGGCGCCAGGAGCTGACGGAGAAGGAGAGCGCGAGACCGAAACCCGACCCTTTCAAAG GGATCGGCCAGGAGCACTTCTTCAAGCGCATCGAGGCCGCCCACTGCCTGGCCTGCGACATGCTCATCCCGGCgcagcagcagctgctccagCGGCACCTGCACTCGGCTGACCACAACCACAACCGCAGG TTGGCTGCCGAGCAGTTTAAGAAAACAAGCCTCCACGTGGCCAAGAGCGTTCTGAACAACAGGCACATAGTGAAGATGCTGGAAAAATACCTCAAG GGCGAGGACCCTTTCGCCAGTGAAACCGCCGACCCAGACGCGGAAGGCGACGACAACTTAGCAGGCGAGGAGAAGGGAGAGACGCCCGAGGAGGTGGCTGCGGAAGTCCTGGCCGAGGTGATCGCGGCCGCAGTGCAGGCCGTGGACGGGGAAGGAGCGCCTGCCGCGGGGGGAGGCCCGGAGGACACAGCCGCGCCCGCCGACAGCAGCAGCGACCTCCAGGCTGAGCGGCCTCCGGAGGCCGGGACGCCCTGTTGTGAGGCGGCGTCTGGGAAGGGGACCACCGAGGCCGGGGGTGAGGCCCAGACCGGGAGTGAGGCCCAGGCCGGGGGTGAGGCCCAGACCGGGAGTGAGGCCCAGGCCCGGAGTGAAGCCGAGACCGGGAGTGAGGCCCAGGCCGGGAGtggggctgaggccaggagtgagGCCGAGGCTCCGGTGGCCGAGGCAGAAAACACAGGCACAGCAGCGGTGGCGGCTCCAGCGGCCGCAGAGGCTGAAGCGGAACAAACAGACGTGGAATCCAAGGACGCAGTTCCCGCAGAGTGA